From Cygnus atratus isolate AKBS03 ecotype Queensland, Australia chromosome 1, CAtr_DNAZoo_HiC_assembly, whole genome shotgun sequence, the proteins below share one genomic window:
- the DONSON gene encoding protein downstream neighbor of Son — MDDSAVPGYSPGFKKPPATLRLRRKRPRRSEPPADPQPCGAAPRVPSAPARRNPFSSLDNAPRGRQPQREPWPAGGPPSAAPFWQFLESVHEDKPTRNAERSEGTNSLMLANDLHLPALTPDVPTSPRHEFPADWSIKTRLLFMSSQPFTWAEHLKAQEEAQGFAQHCRAAETNLPQSVQEPKLSTELRCAFQQSLVYWLHPSLPWLQLFPRIGADRKIAGKACPWSQDDALQQALMSEWSVSFTSLYNLLKAKLCPYFYVCTYQFTVLFRAAGLAGSDVITAMISPTTRGLREAMRNEGIEFSLPLVEESRTRKQKNSEVNLEAEAAKSPEVCKSPEDGEEPATSDDDDDESFSWLEEMGVQDKVKKPDATSIKLQKEKHEVQMDHKPESLALVKGTNTFTLLNFLINCKSLVAIAGPQAGLPPTLLSPIAFRGGTMQTLKARSINAKARVHLAYEDVFSLEIIGPVMPHSLHSLTMLLKAAQRGAFSAVLYSHEPTAVFNTSLDNASTALNKETVCKDLPKCGLHSKTLDQLSQLPTLGKSSIRFLELKDYAYTWKS, encoded by the exons ATGGACGACTCCGCCGTGCCCGGCTACTCGCCGGGCTTCAAGAAGCCGCCGGCTACGCTGCGGCTGAGGCGCAAACGGCCGCGGAGGAGCGAGCCCCCCGCCGACCCCCAGCCATGCGGCGCGGCTCCGCGGGTCCCCTCGGCGCCCGCCCGCCGCAACCCCTTCTCCAGCCTCGACAacgcgccgcggggccggcagcCGCAGCGGGAGCCGTGGCCGGCGGGAGGGCCGCCCTCGGCAGCGCCCTTCTGGCAG ttcttgGAGTCTGTTCACGAAGATAAGCCCACCAGGAATGCGGAGCGCTCTGAAGGAACCAACAGCCTCATGTTAGCCAAT gaCCTTCATTTACCTGCTCTTACACCCGATGTTCCCACCTCACCAAGGCATGAATTTCCTGCAGACTGGAGTATTAAAACACGACTTCTCTTTATGTCTTCTCAACCTTTTACCTGGGCAGAGCATTTAAAAGCGCAAGAGGAAGCTCAAGGATTTGCTCAACATTGtagagcagcagaaacaaacttGCCACAGAGCGTACAG GAACCAAAACTGTCAACAGAACTGCGTTGTGCCTTTCAGCAAAGTCTCGTTTACTGGCTTCACCCATcgctgccctggctgcagctgtTCCCTCGTATTGGAGCAGACAGGAAAATAGCTGGAAAGGCCTGTCCGTGGTCACAGGATGATGCCTTGCAGCAAGCGCTAATGAGCGAATG GTCTGTCAGCTTTACCTCTCTGTACAACCTGCTCAAAGCCAAGCTATGTCCCTACTTCTATGTATGCACCTACCAGTTCACCGTCCTGTTCCGTGCAGCTGGTCTTGCAGGAAGTGATGTTATCACAGCCATGATTTCTCCCACGACCAGAGGTTTAAGGGAAGCTATGAGAAATGAAG GCATAGAGTTTTCCTTACCTTTGGTAGAAGAAAGTAgaaccagaaaacagaaaaactctgAAGTGAATTTGGAAGCAGAAGCTGCTAAAAGCCCTGAAGTGTGCAAAAGCCCTGAGGACGGAGA GGAACCTGCTACaagtgatgatgatgatgatgaaagtTTCTCTTGGCTTGAGGAGATGGGAGTCCAAGATAAGGTTAAAAAACCAGATGCTACCTCTATTAAACT TCAGAAGGAGAAGCATGAAGTGCAGATGGATCACAAACCTGAATCCCTCGCATTGGTGAAAGGAACAAACACGTTCACTTTACTGAACTTCCTGATAAACTGCAAGAGTCTAGTGGCTATTGCAGGTCCACAGGCAGGGCTTCCACCAACTTTGTTGTCCCCCATTGCTTTCCGAGGTGGAACAATGCAAACACTCAAA GCTCGAAGCATAAATGCAAAAGCCAGGGTTCACCTGGCATATGAAGACGTCTTCAGCTTGGAGATTATCGGCCCTGTCATGCCCCACTCCCTCCATTCATTGACCATGCTGCTGAAAGCCGCGCAGAGGGGAGCATTCTCTGCAGTACTCTACAGCCATGAGCCAACAGCTGTGTTTAACACTAGTCTTGATAATGCAAGCACTGCCTTAAATAAG GAAACCGTATGCAAAGACCTTCCTAAGTGTGGACTGCATTCTAAAACTTTGGATCAGCTGAGTCAACTGCCAACGCTGGGAAAATCTTCCATCCGATTTCTAGAACTGAAGGATTACGCATACACCTGGAAGTCCTAG